In Proteus vulgaris, one DNA window encodes the following:
- the recC gene encoding exodeoxyribonuclease V subunit gamma has translation MFHIYHSNQLSLLKSLMVHFMQTRPLSSPFEQEVILVQSPGMSQWLQIQLAESLGIAANIRYPLPATFIWEMFTRVLSGIPKESAFSKDAMTWKLMALLPEYLSHEEFKPLLHYLDDDEDKRKLHQLAGRVADLFDQYLVYRSDWLASWEKDELIEGLSENQRWQKILWVALQQYTKDLNQPQWHRSNLYQQFISTLNGAKEGELQHCFPSRIFICGISALPQVYLQALQAIGRHTEIYLLFTNPCRYYWGDIQDPKFLARLNSRKPRHYQQLHESPWFKDEKNASSLFNEEGEQNIGNPLLASWGKLGKDNLYFLSELEYIDVLDAFVDIPRDNLLHQLQADILDLEDFSQLGTTLKTYECSEKKRVISLDDHSLTFHASHSPQREVEVLQDQLLHLLEQDPELLPRDIIVMVADIDNYTPYIQAVFGNAPAERYLPFAISDRKARQAHPVLQAFITLLELPQSRFTAEQVLALLEVPALAGHFSIFESELKLLRRWVDESGIRWGLDDENVASFLLPITGKNTWEFGLLRMLLGYAMESENGPWKGVLPYDESSGLVAELAGHLADFLYTLSEWRTRLSETRSLEAWLEIGQQLVDAFFEADEETELVLALITQQWQKVIENGLKAQYQNEIPLVLIRDELTVRFDDEKISQRFLAGSLNFCTLMPMRSIPFKAVCLLGMNDGIYPRNIQPLGFDLMAEKRRRGDRKRRDDDRYLFLEALSSAEKYLYISYIGKSIRDDRECNPSVLIKELQDYIGQNFRLPDDGKFNVDDSATRINQHLLTQHSRVPFAQENFHIEALTRSYASEWLPAASGQGEAHQGFTESLDDDISIDKVSVDALSRFYRHPVRAFFQQRLKTNFVIEETELPEEEPFVINALQRYLLNQWLLKALIDETSTGALFERIKAAGQLPASAFGQIYWEQQIEELLPLAEKVRSERLASYSVTLEQSFSAMPLIGRLNEVQADGLLRWRPASLTANDLLQLWIEHLVYCLKEGTGESRFYGRKETQWCLLPVDPEFAYSTLDNLIHDYKQGLNSPLALFSKSGWAWLQACYDKKTQEFLLDDEETLAKAELVLLQHLTDSYNRDGEMSDMYVQRAFSQLDEHFLQTVKQTTLTIFKPIIPFLKK, from the coding sequence ATGTTTCATATATATCACTCAAATCAGTTGTCATTATTAAAGTCACTTATGGTGCACTTTATGCAGACCAGACCACTCTCTTCTCCCTTTGAACAAGAAGTAATTTTAGTACAAAGCCCCGGAATGTCTCAGTGGTTGCAAATTCAACTTGCTGAAAGTTTAGGAATTGCAGCAAATATTCGCTATCCATTGCCTGCAACATTCATTTGGGAAATGTTTACGCGGGTACTATCAGGCATACCTAAAGAAAGTGCTTTTTCTAAAGATGCTATGACATGGAAATTAATGGCATTATTACCTGAATATTTATCTCATGAAGAATTTAAACCACTACTTCATTATCTTGATGATGATGAAGATAAACGTAAATTACACCAATTAGCGGGGCGTGTTGCTGACTTATTTGACCAATATTTGGTGTATCGTTCAGATTGGTTAGCTTCGTGGGAAAAAGATGAATTGATAGAAGGGCTGAGTGAGAATCAGCGTTGGCAGAAAATATTGTGGGTAGCATTACAGCAATACACAAAAGATCTCAATCAGCCTCAATGGCATCGTTCTAATCTTTACCAGCAATTTATTTCGACATTAAATGGTGCAAAAGAAGGAGAACTTCAGCATTGTTTTCCATCTCGTATTTTTATTTGTGGAATTTCGGCATTACCGCAAGTTTATTTGCAGGCGTTACAGGCTATTGGGCGTCATACAGAGATTTATTTACTCTTTACCAATCCTTGCCGTTACTATTGGGGTGATATTCAAGATCCTAAATTTCTTGCTCGGCTTAATAGTAGAAAACCTCGTCATTATCAGCAATTGCATGAATCACCTTGGTTTAAAGATGAAAAAAATGCCTCATCGTTATTTAATGAAGAGGGGGAGCAAAATATTGGTAATCCGCTATTAGCTTCATGGGGAAAATTGGGTAAAGATAATCTCTATTTTCTTTCTGAACTTGAGTATATCGATGTATTGGATGCTTTTGTTGATATTCCAAGAGATAATTTACTTCATCAATTACAAGCAGATATTCTTGATTTAGAAGATTTTTCACAATTAGGCACAACACTTAAAACCTATGAATGTAGTGAAAAAAAACGTGTTATCTCACTAGATGATCACTCGTTGACCTTTCATGCAAGCCATAGCCCGCAACGCGAAGTAGAAGTATTACAAGATCAATTACTGCATTTGCTTGAGCAAGATCCCGAATTGCTACCAAGGGATATTATTGTGATGGTTGCGGATATTGATAATTATACACCTTATATTCAGGCTGTTTTTGGTAATGCACCTGCTGAACGTTATCTCCCTTTTGCTATTTCTGATAGAAAAGCACGTCAAGCACACCCAGTATTACAAGCCTTTATTACGCTATTAGAGCTTCCTCAAAGTCGTTTTACAGCAGAACAAGTCTTAGCTTTACTTGAAGTACCTGCGTTAGCTGGGCATTTTTCTATTTTTGAAAGTGAATTAAAACTACTACGCCGATGGGTGGATGAATCAGGCATACGTTGGGGATTGGATGATGAAAACGTAGCTTCATTTTTACTCCCTATCACCGGTAAAAATACATGGGAGTTTGGTTTACTTCGTATGCTACTTGGTTATGCGATGGAAAGCGAAAATGGCCCTTGGAAAGGAGTGCTTCCTTATGATGAATCTAGTGGGTTAGTTGCAGAGCTTGCAGGGCATCTTGCTGATTTTCTTTACACATTAAGTGAATGGCGTACACGTTTAAGTGAAACTCGCTCCTTAGAAGCGTGGTTAGAGATTGGACAGCAATTAGTTGATGCCTTTTTTGAAGCTGATGAAGAGACAGAGCTAGTTTTAGCGTTGATCACACAACAGTGGCAAAAAGTGATTGAAAACGGATTGAAAGCGCAATATCAAAATGAAATCCCATTAGTGCTTATTCGAGATGAATTAACGGTACGATTTGATGATGAAAAAATCAGTCAGCGCTTTTTGGCGGGAAGCCTGAACTTTTGTACGCTGATGCCTATGCGCTCAATTCCTTTTAAAGCAGTGTGCTTATTAGGAATGAATGATGGCATTTATCCTCGTAATATTCAGCCATTAGGCTTTGATTTAATGGCAGAAAAGCGACGTCGTGGTGATAGAAAACGTCGAGATGATGACCGTTATTTATTCCTTGAGGCACTGAGTTCGGCCGAAAAATACCTTTATATCAGTTATATCGGTAAATCGATACGTGATGATCGAGAATGTAATCCATCAGTATTAATCAAAGAGTTACAAGACTATATTGGTCAAAATTTCCGTTTACCTGATGACGGAAAATTTAATGTTGATGATAGTGCGACTCGTATTAATCAGCATTTATTAACACAGCATAGTCGTGTTCCTTTTGCTCAAGAAAACTTCCACATTGAGGCACTCACTCGTTCTTATGCCTCAGAATGGTTACCGGCTGCCAGTGGGCAAGGGGAGGCTCATCAAGGTTTTACGGAGTCATTAGATGATGATATATCAATAGATAAAGTCTCCGTTGATGCACTTTCTCGTTTTTATCGTCATCCGGTCCGTGCATTTTTCCAACAAAGATTAAAAACAAACTTTGTTATTGAAGAGACAGAATTGCCCGAAGAAGAGCCTTTTGTGATAAATGCACTTCAGCGCTATCTATTAAATCAATGGCTATTGAAAGCATTGATTGATGAAACCTCAACAGGAGCACTCTTTGAACGTATTAAAGCAGCAGGGCAACTTCCAGCAAGTGCATTTGGTCAAATTTATTGGGAACAACAAATAGAAGAGTTACTCCCTTTAGCTGAAAAAGTGAGAAGTGAACGATTAGCTTCGTATTCTGTCACATTAGAGCAAAGCTTTAGTGCTATGCCATTAATTGGGCGTTTAAATGAAGTGCAAGCCGATGGCTTATTACGTTGGCGACCTGCAAGTTTAACGGCTAATGACTTATTGCAACTATGGATTGAACATCTGGTTTATTGTTTGAAAGAGGGAACTGGCGAAAGTCGGTTTTATGGTAGAAAGGAAACGCAATGGTGTTTATTGCCAGTTGATCCTGAATTTGCTTATTCGACTTTAGATAATTTAATTCACGATTATAAACAAGGGTTAAATAGCCCATTAGCATTATTTTCGAAGAGTGGCTGGGCTTGGTTACAAGCTTGCTATGATAAAAAAACACAAGAATTTTTACTTGATGATGAAGAGACACTCGCAAAAGCAGAGTTAGTGCTGCTGCAACATTTAACGGATAGCTATAATCGAGATGGCGAAATGAGTGATATGTATGTTCAGCGTGCATTCTCTCAATTAGACGAGCATTTTTTACAAACTGTAAAACAGACGACATTAACGATATTTAAACCAATAATTCCATTTTTAAAAAAATAA
- a CDS encoding DUF2509 family protein — protein MNIYFTHRSNEQGLAGIFVVIGFIGMSLSMLGDFSYHYRQSEQVVMQELQARQAFLFAESALQWGITQDWELSSIQLNQWQCRPFYADPKIKSCLFLISADKALLQGQAESLLGYKVYHYQWISFKKGKDKAIVPDPNGWLDYCPFVHKECVS, from the coding sequence ATGAATATTTATTTCACTCACAGGAGCAATGAACAAGGCTTAGCGGGTATATTTGTAGTGATAGGTTTTATTGGCATGAGTTTATCTATGCTCGGAGATTTTTCTTACCATTACAGACAATCTGAACAAGTAGTGATGCAAGAGTTACAAGCAAGACAGGCCTTTTTATTTGCTGAATCTGCTCTGCAATGGGGAATAACACAGGATTGGGAACTTTCATCAATACAATTAAACCAATGGCAATGCCGTCCTTTTTATGCTGATCCCAAAATAAAGAGCTGCTTATTTTTAATCTCAGCAGATAAGGCCTTACTTCAAGGACAAGCAGAAAGTTTATTAGGTTATAAAGTATATCATTATCAATGGATTAGTTTTAAAAAAGGGAAAGATAAAGCTATTGTGCCTGATCCAAATGGATGGCTAGATTATTGCCCATTCGTGCATAAGGAGTGTGTATCATAA
- a CDS encoding prepilin peptidase-dependent protein, translated as MLKRSVFSFSSGMVLMECLFAIAISGILFLCISRAYPQIMNTLLHSYQQYQLDIFLRERLLVLETQLRRTGYCYGDCVNTLKVGGLQVSPLKIGQYPNQGKNSCVIFAYDINSNGRWEPPLSKESDYFGYRLKKGQLEQLRGVKDCASSGWQQFFENNEIEVTEFILQPYAKTYSVKENPYFYLSISLKFHLKQKPEIKSHYQNIIRLRNVTAL; from the coding sequence ATGTTAAAACGATCTGTATTTTCTTTTTCATCAGGAATGGTATTGATGGAATGTCTTTTTGCTATTGCGATAAGTGGGATTTTATTTCTTTGTATCAGCAGAGCTTATCCCCAAATAATGAATACGCTACTCCATTCTTATCAACAATATCAATTAGATATTTTTTTAAGAGAGCGATTATTGGTACTTGAAACACAATTAAGGCGTACAGGGTATTGTTATGGCGATTGTGTTAATACGTTGAAGGTAGGTGGCTTGCAAGTGTCACCTTTAAAAATAGGGCAGTATCCTAATCAAGGAAAAAATTCCTGCGTTATTTTTGCTTATGACATAAACAGTAATGGTCGATGGGAGCCTCCTTTGTCAAAAGAGAGTGATTATTTTGGATATCGCCTTAAAAAGGGACAATTAGAGCAATTAAGAGGTGTAAAAGATTGTGCCTCTTCAGGATGGCAACAATTTTTCGAAAATAACGAGATTGAGGTAACGGAGTTTATTTTACAGCCTTATGCTAAAACGTATTCTGTGAAAGAAAACCCGTATTTTTATCTTTCTATTTCTTTAAAATTTCATTTAAAACAAAAGCCTGAAATAAAATCACATTATCAAAATATCATCCGTTTAAGGAATGTGACTGCATTATGA
- a CDS encoding prepilin-type N-terminal cleavage/methylation domain-containing protein produces the protein MNNNNNRKLSLNREFQKKSEQGISLLEILIVMLIVSILSYLSISSYQHFIKQRHLIQSVRETIVFLSYQQQQALLFNVKIKISLHLSPSNKIVAIPFSLRYLPEKQTIYQLAQGIQLKQSTVSNFTFGGIRQTLKPMSFVLQNEEDEVKIIISSLGRIRVCSQKIKVFSSC, from the coding sequence ATGAACAATAACAATAATAGAAAATTAAGCCTAAATAGGGAGTTTCAGAAAAAAAGTGAGCAAGGTATCAGTTTACTCGAAATACTTATCGTGATGCTGATAGTCTCTATTTTAAGTTATTTATCAATTTCTTCTTATCAACATTTTATTAAGCAACGCCATTTAATACAGAGTGTACGAGAAACCATTGTTTTTCTTTCTTATCAGCAACAGCAGGCGTTGTTGTTTAATGTCAAAATTAAAATATCACTTCATTTATCGCCCAGTAATAAAATAGTCGCTATTCCTTTTTCTCTACGATACTTACCTGAAAAACAAACGATTTATCAATTAGCCCAAGGTATTCAACTTAAGCAATCAACCGTCTCAAATTTTACGTTTGGTGGAATTCGCCAAACATTAAAACCCATGAGTTTTGTGCTTCAAAATGAAGAGGATGAAGTGAAAATTATTATTTCATCTTTAGGTAGGATAAGAGTGTGTAGTCAGAAAATAAAGGTGTTTTCATCATGTTAA
- a CDS encoding thymidylate synthase: MKQYLALCQRIIDEGEWIDNKRTGTRCLTVINADLEYDVANNQFPLITTRKSFYKAAIAELLGYLRGYDNAAQFREIGCNTWNANANENGAWLNNPHRKGEDDMGRVYGVQGRQWQRPDGSHFDQLRKVVDNLTKGIDDRGEIITFYNPGETELGCLRPCMHTHTFSLVGDTLYLTSYQRSCDVPLGLNFNQIQCFVLLALVAQITGHKPGKAFHKIINAHIYENQLPLMRDVQLKREPLPLPTLHINPKIKTLEDIETWVTTDDFTVEGYQCHEAIKYPFTV, translated from the coding sequence ATGAAGCAGTATCTGGCATTGTGTCAACGCATTATCGATGAAGGGGAATGGATTGATAATAAACGGACAGGAACCCGTTGTTTAACGGTGATTAATGCCGATCTGGAATATGATGTTGCGAATAACCAATTTCCGTTAATAACGACACGAAAAAGTTTTTATAAAGCCGCAATAGCAGAACTGTTAGGGTATTTGCGTGGCTATGATAATGCAGCACAATTTCGTGAAATTGGTTGTAATACATGGAATGCCAATGCGAATGAAAATGGTGCATGGTTAAATAACCCTCATCGAAAAGGTGAAGACGATATGGGCCGTGTTTATGGTGTCCAAGGACGCCAATGGCAGCGCCCTGATGGTTCTCATTTTGATCAACTGCGTAAAGTGGTCGATAACCTTACTAAAGGTATCGATGATCGTGGTGAAATCATCACGTTTTACAATCCAGGTGAAACTGAACTAGGTTGTTTACGCCCTTGTATGCATACGCATACCTTTTCACTTGTTGGTGATACCCTTTATTTAACCTCTTATCAGCGCAGTTGTGATGTGCCACTAGGTTTAAATTTCAACCAAATTCAGTGCTTTGTCTTATTAGCGCTGGTGGCTCAAATTACAGGACATAAACCAGGTAAAGCATTTCATAAGATAATCAATGCACATATCTATGAAAATCAATTGCCTCTAATGCGTGATGTGCAGTTAAAAAGAGAACCTTTACCGTTACCAACGTTGCATATCAATCCAAAAATCAAAACATTGGAAGATATCGAAACATGGGTAACAACAGATGATTTTACTGTTGAAGGCTATCAATGCCATGAAGCAATAAAATATCCATTTACGGTATAA
- the lgt gene encoding prolipoprotein diacylglyceryl transferase, whose product MSINYLKFPEIDPVMFSIGPVSLHWYGMMYLVGFVFALWLANRRAAKPNSGWNKNEVETLLYVGFVGVFIGGRLGYVLFYNLPVFLNDPLYLFKVWDGGMSFHGGLIGVICAMIWFAKRTKRRFFQVADFVAPLIPFGLGLGRIGNFINGELWGRVTLDTPWAFLFPNSRSEDLQLVAQDPSTLLPIIQEYGVLPRHPSQLYEMLLEGVVLFIILNIFVRKNRPVGSVSGLFLIGYGAFRIIVEFFRQPDAQLGLFSGVSMGQLLSIPMILLGIIFMVWAYRQDKKAPQNPTPTHK is encoded by the coding sequence ATGAGTATAAACTACCTTAAATTTCCAGAGATTGATCCCGTTATGTTTTCTATCGGTCCTGTGTCATTACACTGGTACGGTATGATGTATTTAGTTGGATTTGTCTTTGCCTTATGGCTTGCAAATCGACGAGCCGCAAAACCGAATAGTGGTTGGAATAAAAATGAAGTTGAAACATTACTTTATGTCGGTTTTGTTGGTGTGTTTATCGGTGGCCGCTTAGGTTATGTTTTATTCTATAATCTGCCAGTCTTTTTAAATGATCCTCTTTACCTCTTTAAAGTTTGGGATGGCGGTATGTCGTTCCATGGTGGTTTAATTGGGGTGATTTGTGCCATGATCTGGTTTGCAAAACGCACTAAACGTAGATTTTTCCAAGTGGCTGATTTTGTTGCGCCTTTAATCCCGTTCGGTTTAGGTTTAGGTCGTATTGGTAACTTTATTAATGGTGAATTATGGGGGCGCGTCACATTAGATACGCCTTGGGCCTTCTTATTTCCAAACTCTCGCTCTGAAGATCTTCAGCTTGTTGCTCAAGATCCATCAACGCTGCTACCTATTATTCAAGAGTATGGGGTTTTACCTCGTCACCCTTCACAACTCTATGAAATGTTGTTAGAAGGGGTAGTGTTATTTATTATTCTTAATATTTTTGTGCGTAAAAATCGTCCAGTAGGCAGTGTTTCGGGTCTATTCCTGATAGGTTATGGTGCATTCCGTATTATTGTTGAATTCTTCCGTCAACCTGATGCGCAATTAGGGCTGTTTAGCGGTGTGAGTATGGGACAATTACTCTCAATTCCAATGATTTTGTTGGGTATTATTTTTATGGTATGGGCTTATCGCCAAGATAAAAAAGCACCACAAAACCCAACACCAACTCACAAATAG
- the ptsP gene encoding phosphoenolpyruvate--protein phosphotransferase translates to MLTRLREIVEKVAMAAGLPEALELLVKETCQAMHTDVCSIYLADKQRSCFYLMATKGLKKPRGRAVSLSFDEGVVGEVGRLSELINLADIREHPSFKYLPQVKEDDLRAFLGVPIVYRRQLLGVLVVQQKERRLFNESEESFMVTLATQLGATLSQVQTKGLFGQYRQSRIKALSISTGVVMAYGWQEVSQPILENVFKASALDIKAELNRLTVALEDATAECRRFSKRFMANAQKESAAIFDLYSHLLNDPQLKHKMTAVITQGYVAEWAVKVVVEKVSAQFSSLKDGYMRERASDLKALGRRLLFHLDDEVSSTNIWPERFILVADELSASLLAELPEQQLAGVIVRDGATHSHSAILVRAMGIPAIMGADIQPELLHNRMLILDGYRGEIFIEPEPFIAQEYKQIIDEESVLSQIAEEQLEHQAVLKNGESVSVQLNAGLNIKYEQRISMGIDGVGLYRTEIPFMLQSGFPSEDEQKNRYREILSFFPDKPVVLRALDVGADKQLPYMPINEENPCLGWRGIRVLLDQPEIFLIQLRAMLKANLEFKNLKILLPMVTSIDEIDEARTLLLRACDEVSRELKCECALPPLGIMLEVPSLVFMLSQLANRVDFISVGTNDLTQYLLAVDRNNTHVASLYDNLHPALLRSLSLIATQCQYYRLPISVCGEMAGTPIGALLLIGLGFRQLSMSGRSLPRVKYLLRHLDPVALQPFMQQVLQAETATEIKKLSSEFMERQGLGGLIRGGI, encoded by the coding sequence ATGCTGACACGTTTGCGAGAAATTGTAGAAAAAGTGGCTATGGCAGCAGGACTTCCAGAAGCACTTGAACTCTTAGTCAAGGAAACGTGTCAGGCAATGCACACGGATGTGTGTTCTATTTATCTTGCTGATAAGCAACGTAGTTGTTTTTATCTAATGGCCACAAAAGGGCTTAAAAAACCCAGAGGACGAGCTGTTAGCCTCTCTTTTGATGAAGGCGTTGTTGGTGAAGTTGGACGCCTTTCTGAGCTTATCAATCTCGCGGATATTCGTGAGCACCCTAGTTTTAAATACCTTCCTCAAGTAAAAGAAGATGATCTGCGCGCTTTCCTTGGTGTGCCTATTGTTTATCGTCGTCAACTTCTTGGTGTTTTAGTTGTTCAACAAAAAGAGCGTCGCTTATTTAACGAGAGCGAGGAGTCTTTTATGGTGACGCTAGCAACACAATTAGGTGCAACGTTATCGCAAGTACAAACGAAAGGACTTTTTGGACAATATCGTCAAAGTCGCATTAAAGCATTATCCATTTCTACGGGCGTGGTTATGGCGTATGGCTGGCAAGAAGTCTCGCAACCCATCCTTGAGAATGTATTTAAAGCCAGTGCTCTGGATATAAAAGCAGAACTCAATCGACTTACAGTGGCTTTAGAAGATGCTACAGCAGAATGTCGCCGTTTTAGTAAGCGTTTTATGGCGAATGCACAAAAAGAGAGTGCTGCCATTTTTGATCTCTACTCGCATTTACTTAATGATCCCCAACTTAAACACAAAATGACAGCGGTTATCACTCAAGGATATGTCGCAGAATGGGCTGTCAAAGTGGTTGTTGAGAAAGTTTCGGCACAATTTTCTAGCCTGAAAGATGGCTACATGCGAGAAAGAGCCTCTGATCTAAAAGCATTAGGACGGCGTTTATTATTTCATTTAGATGATGAGGTAAGTTCAACCAATATTTGGCCTGAGCGCTTTATTTTGGTGGCAGATGAATTAAGCGCAAGTTTATTGGCCGAATTACCTGAACAACAACTTGCAGGTGTGATTGTGCGAGATGGTGCAACACACTCACATTCTGCGATCCTTGTTAGAGCAATGGGAATTCCTGCGATTATGGGTGCGGATATTCAACCTGAGCTTTTACATAATCGCATGCTTATTCTTGATGGTTATCGTGGCGAGATATTTATTGAACCAGAGCCTTTTATAGCCCAAGAATATAAACAGATTATTGATGAAGAGAGTGTATTAAGTCAGATTGCAGAAGAACAGCTAGAGCACCAAGCTGTTCTCAAAAATGGTGAATCGGTTAGCGTTCAATTGAATGCAGGATTAAATATTAAATACGAGCAACGTATTAGTATGGGAATAGACGGTGTTGGTTTATATCGGACAGAAATTCCTTTTATGCTACAAAGCGGTTTCCCATCAGAAGATGAACAAAAAAATCGCTATCGTGAAATACTCTCTTTTTTTCCCGATAAACCCGTTGTGTTACGTGCATTAGATGTGGGTGCAGATAAACAACTTCCTTATATGCCCATTAATGAGGAAAATCCTTGCTTGGGTTGGCGAGGAATAAGAGTATTACTCGATCAACCTGAAATTTTCCTTATTCAGCTTCGTGCTATGCTAAAAGCAAACCTCGAATTTAAAAATTTGAAAATATTGTTGCCGATGGTGACAAGTATTGATGAAATTGACGAAGCGAGAACATTGCTATTACGTGCATGTGATGAAGTGAGTCGAGAGTTAAAATGTGAATGTGCTTTACCACCGTTAGGTATTATGCTTGAAGTTCCCTCGTTGGTATTTATGTTGTCACAATTAGCTAATCGGGTTGATTTTATTTCTGTTGGAACAAACGATTTAACTCAATACTTGCTTGCAGTCGATCGTAATAATACCCATGTCGCATCACTCTATGATAATTTGCATCCTGCATTATTACGTTCACTGAGTTTGATTGCGACACAATGCCAATATTACCGGTTACCAATCAGTGTTTGTGGCGAAATGGCAGGAACACCTATAGGGGCATTGCTGTTAATAGGGCTTGGTTTTAGGCAGTTAAGTATGAGTGGACGTAGTTTACCTAGGGTAAAATACTTATTACGCCATCTTGATCCTGTGGCGCTACAGCCTTTTATGCAACAAGTGTTGCAAGCTGAAACAGCAACAGAAATCAAAAAATTGTCTTCTGAGTTTATGGAAAGACAAGGATTAGGTGGATTAATTCGCGGAGGTATTTGA
- the rppH gene encoding RNA pyrophosphohydrolase: MIDDDGYRPNVGIVICNRQGQVLWARRYGQHSWQFPQGGINPGESPEQAMYRELFEEVGLSRKDVKILASTRNWLRYKLPKRLVRWDTKPVCIGQKQRWFLLQLTSNDKDINVQQSKTPEFDGWRWVSYWYPVRQVVSFKRDVYRRVMKEFAPVVMPLQEQVSLPRPSYGYRRKRY, translated from the coding sequence GTGATCGATGATGATGGCTACCGCCCGAATGTAGGGATTGTAATTTGTAATCGGCAAGGGCAAGTGCTTTGGGCTCGTCGCTATGGGCAACATTCATGGCAATTTCCTCAAGGGGGAATTAATCCTGGAGAATCGCCAGAGCAGGCAATGTACCGAGAGTTGTTCGAAGAAGTTGGGTTAAGTCGCAAGGATGTTAAAATTCTTGCCTCCACACGTAACTGGTTACGTTACAAGTTACCGAAACGTTTGGTGCGTTGGGATACAAAACCTGTTTGTATTGGACAAAAACAGCGTTGGTTCCTTTTGCAGTTAACAAGTAATGATAAGGACATTAACGTTCAACAAAGCAAAACGCCAGAATTTGATGGCTGGCGTTGGGTGAGTTACTGGTATCCTGTTCGACAAGTCGTCTCTTTTAAGCGTGATGTTTATCGTCGTGTAATGAAAGAGTTCGCACCAGTAGTCATGCCATTGCAAGAACAAGTGTCTTTACCTCGTCCATCGTATGGATATCGGCGTAAAAGGTATTAG
- the thiB gene encoding thiamine ABC transporter substrate binding subunit, which translates to MLTKSLRFTFLLGVLGVISAFSTQAQAQKPTLTVYTYDSFTADWGPGPAIKKAFEQQCDCELKLVALSDGVSLLNRLRMEGGKSKADIILGLDNNLIHAAKETGLFAPSNIDTSKLALPEKWTDDTFVPYDYGYFAFIYDKNRIANPPKSMDELLNSQEKWKILYQDPRTSTPGLGLMLWMQSLYPENTASQWKKLSEKTLTVTKGWSESYGLFLKGEGDFVLSYTSSPGYHILADKKDNYAAAIFSDGHYLQVEVAAKLKSSKQPELAQQFMQFMLTPAFQETIPTTNWMYPVIDMPLPDVYSVMPKPEKSLQFDADVVAKERQTWTRNWQSAVSR; encoded by the coding sequence GTGTTAACTAAATCGCTTCGTTTTACTTTCCTACTGGGTGTACTGGGTGTAATAAGTGCTTTTTCAACACAAGCTCAAGCACAAAAACCGACACTAACTGTTTATACCTATGACTCATTTACCGCAGATTGGGGCCCTGGACCTGCTATTAAAAAAGCATTTGAGCAACAGTGTGATTGTGAATTAAAGCTTGTAGCCCTTTCTGATGGTGTTTCTTTGCTTAATCGCTTACGTATGGAAGGTGGCAAAAGTAAAGCTGACATTATTTTAGGTTTAGATAACAATCTGATACATGCGGCTAAAGAAACCGGGCTTTTTGCGCCAAGTAATATCGATACATCAAAACTCGCCTTACCTGAAAAATGGACTGACGATACCTTTGTGCCTTATGATTACGGCTACTTTGCGTTTATTTATGATAAAAACCGTATTGCTAACCCGCCCAAAAGTATGGATGAGCTACTAAATAGCCAAGAAAAGTGGAAAATACTGTATCAAGACCCTCGTACCAGTACACCAGGCTTAGGCTTAATGCTATGGATGCAATCACTTTATCCTGAAAATACCGCCTCTCAATGGAAGAAATTATCTGAGAAAACCCTTACCGTAACAAAAGGTTGGAGTGAGTCTTATGGCTTATTCTTAAAGGGTGAAGGTGATTTTGTGCTAAGTTATACTTCATCACCGGGTTATCACATTTTAGCGGATAAAAAAGATAACTATGCGGCAGCTATTTTCTCTGACGGACACTATTTACAAGTCGAGGTTGCTGCAAAACTCAAATCGAGTAAACAACCTGAATTAGCTCAGCAATTTATGCAATTTATGCTAACCCCAGCTTTCCAAGAAACTATTCCCACCACCAATTGGATGTATCCCGTAATAGATATGCCGTTACCTGATGTCTATTCTGTGATGCCTAAACCAGAAAAATCATTGCAATTTGATGCAGATGTTGTCGCTAAAGAGCGTCAAACATGGACGCGTAATTGGCAATCTGCGGTTAGTCGCTAA